One Vallitalea pronyensis genomic region harbors:
- a CDS encoding transporter substrate-binding domain-containing protein — protein sequence MKRIIGLICSLIGLTCMIIFFANKNVDKLGLTDEEKRFISENKDTIFLVGYFPTSAEKKFCEKLCEKIEEDTSLKLRIYENTWNNSLYLLANGKLPIVMNMCKIPKREEYAYFTDTFLPIPCGIYSDQNHIIQSFEDIKNKKIGVEKEVALLDKFVSKFPGFKDSIIVFDTFEETRNAYVHGEIDGFLASKSYDSDMRGLYFFPIESITAGSNHVGVSQSNPLLYSIINKEVTRLKEEKWDVLVLEVITFELEKSFIEFNQVERHYLEEKSSFKVGLPTEYFLYGYGEAHNPQGPLPEILEKIAFICDVDFVYEFDTLDNLRLRKDIDFFVDYDVGDRFTSKTIFEDEIIIVARSYYRYVNEVYDLANYNVGVYGVPNATSYLKENMPHISVMEYKNIDVAVKNMKKKKLDYLIIPRLYYETKKSVNQLSMRGKIETNINNFVSRDPLCVEIIDKCLTIIDTETIVHNRVAKKPKANVSFLILLYIVSTCLFVIVLRMLTRWYRKNYYYDNKFDVYNMRYITKKLKHKDAYLVLIEISDEDQIWFHYGRKVYDKYLKNLIDYMKKEQIAGQYMALINRKQLLIVKESIREVERLQNRLLAIQGLMIDKVMLTYNYHLCYVDYMNKEELSEAMDKLHNGLLLAKKSNQMVYYTKQQHSIYLNNLARNVDLKKKIASKAIQLVYRKIIGKDGQYLGNYVYPKCNGLRRELIYKKVKDLNIETKLDKVFIEEVLKHEQSKPLFLHISERTLISENFYTWLDRMMKEGTVLYFIIDRTVASIHWDSLVRHKQIGYVIDRFGEDMVHDLQVKYYDSQYIIIDRPILEDMEDNAEVLDFIASFAQKNKLKIISSSQYYSEADYYIVEE from the coding sequence ATGAAAAGAATAATAGGACTAATATGCAGCTTAATTGGCTTAACATGTATGATTATATTTTTTGCAAATAAAAATGTGGATAAATTAGGATTAACAGATGAGGAGAAACGATTTATTAGTGAAAATAAGGATACAATTTTTCTTGTGGGATACTTTCCAACATCTGCAGAGAAAAAATTTTGTGAGAAACTCTGTGAGAAGATCGAAGAGGATACATCGCTAAAGTTAAGAATTTATGAGAACACATGGAATAATAGCTTGTATCTATTGGCGAATGGAAAACTGCCCATTGTCATGAACATGTGTAAAATCCCCAAGAGAGAAGAATATGCCTATTTCACAGATACATTCTTGCCAATTCCATGTGGCATTTATTCTGATCAAAATCATATCATACAGTCATTTGAAGATATAAAGAATAAAAAGATAGGTGTAGAGAAAGAAGTTGCTTTACTGGATAAATTTGTTTCAAAATTTCCAGGTTTTAAAGATTCCATTATTGTCTTTGATACATTTGAAGAAACGAGGAATGCCTATGTTCATGGTGAAATTGATGGCTTCTTAGCGTCAAAAAGTTATGATTCGGATATGAGAGGATTGTATTTTTTTCCAATTGAAAGTATAACAGCTGGCAGCAATCATGTTGGTGTCAGTCAATCAAATCCACTATTATATTCAATTATAAACAAAGAAGTCACTCGGTTGAAAGAGGAAAAATGGGATGTGCTGGTATTGGAAGTGATTACTTTCGAACTCGAGAAATCCTTTATTGAATTCAATCAAGTTGAACGTCATTATTTAGAAGAAAAAAGTTCTTTTAAGGTGGGTCTCCCAACAGAGTATTTTTTATATGGCTATGGTGAAGCCCACAATCCCCAAGGTCCTCTGCCAGAAATACTGGAAAAAATAGCTTTTATTTGCGATGTGGATTTTGTCTATGAGTTTGACACCCTTGATAATTTAAGATTAAGAAAGGATATTGATTTTTTTGTTGATTATGATGTGGGTGACCGCTTTACATCCAAGACTATTTTTGAGGATGAGATTATTATTGTTGCAAGATCCTATTATCGTTATGTGAATGAAGTCTATGACTTAGCAAATTATAATGTTGGTGTTTACGGTGTACCAAATGCAACATCCTATTTAAAAGAAAATATGCCACATATAAGTGTCATGGAGTATAAAAACATTGATGTTGCCGTTAAGAATATGAAGAAGAAAAAATTGGATTATCTTATCATACCAAGGCTATATTACGAGACTAAAAAATCCGTTAACCAATTAAGTATGAGGGGGAAAATTGAAACAAATATTAATAATTTTGTCAGCCGTGACCCATTATGTGTTGAAATCATAGACAAGTGTTTAACCATCATAGACACAGAAACCATCGTTCATAATCGGGTGGCTAAAAAGCCAAAAGCCAATGTTTCTTTTCTTATATTGTTATATATAGTAAGTACATGTTTATTCGTTATTGTATTAAGAATGCTCACACGCTGGTATAGAAAAAACTATTATTATGATAATAAGTTTGATGTATACAATATGAGATATATTACCAAGAAGTTAAAACATAAGGATGCTTATTTAGTACTCATTGAGATTTCAGATGAGGATCAAATATGGTTTCATTATGGACGAAAAGTATATGATAAGTATTTAAAGAATCTTATTGATTATATGAAGAAAGAACAAATAGCTGGACAATATATGGCTTTAATCAATAGAAAACAACTGTTGATTGTTAAAGAGAGTATTAGAGAGGTTGAGCGTCTTCAAAACCGGTTATTAGCCATACAAGGTTTGATGATAGATAAGGTAATGTTAACCTATAATTATCACCTCTGCTATGTTGATTATATGAATAAAGAAGAACTCTCAGAAGCTATGGATAAATTGCATAATGGTCTATTACTAGCGAAAAAAAGTAACCAAATGGTTTATTATACGAAGCAACAGCATAGTATTTATCTGAATAACTTAGCAAGAAATGTAGACCTGAAAAAAAAGATAGCAAGTAAAGCCATTCAACTGGTTTACAGAAAAATTATCGGCAAAGACGGACAATATTTGGGGAACTATGTTTATCCTAAGTGTAATGGATTAAGAAGAGAGTTAATCTATAAGAAGGTAAAAGATTTGAATATAGAAACGAAGCTGGATAAGGTGTTTATTGAAGAAGTTTTGAAACATGAACAATCGAAGCCTTTGTTTTTACATATAAGTGAGCGTACCTTAATCTCTGAGAATTTCTATACATGGCTGGATAGAATGATGAAAGAGGGGACGGTACTCTATTTTATCATTGATAGAACAGTTGCTTCTATCCATTGGGATTCATTAGTAAGGCATAAACAGATCGGATATGTCATTGACCGATTTGGTGAAGATATGGTTCATGATCTTCAGGTAAAATATTATGATAGTCAGTATATCATCATAGACAGACCTATATTGGAGGATATGGAAGATAATGCTGAAGTACTTGATTTTATTGCTTCATTTGCTCAGAAGAATAAGTTAAAGATCATTTCTTCAAGTCAGTATTACTCAGAGGCGGATTATTATATTGTAGAGGAGTAG
- a CDS encoding sensor histidine kinase: MKKRLLAISIISIIFSFGLDVFQHNMSERLVHHMEAGNFINTKDLDMSKVTMLHWFSKEVEVYSEDQKSVDFVIFNPYRLFNVYKNKEHIIQNESKNYPKYQGGKYMLFSIDEMDYSDNRVSIYTEVDRNSYDTWNLESMRYEEVYFAGSHRMLNNFIVCKESIHIIAVASLIIAVVVMLLTHQKELMGILLAASTATVLFDFKIGLILVLHSLYVYSETLIKRKHRKFIFIPLLLSFGMPLDYYVWYAFVLMLMCTVKYYKKSNIKCLLSLLGLSAIVGLLNMDLEFSLFRLFYTELFILFLSALLLIIGIMKGRVYFSKEKMIRIDLLRGVSHDLRVPLSTIRLNMDILAKDDFTSEINKDRVIHTMNSALQDLGNMTTGLTAYISKDHYVHRDLRTSFQDCLAHSLNYFTNNEKMIDIKTKICEEEIFLPIEKVWLNRLIYNLVDNAYKYTGNYGVITVSLWKEKKRVYFSVEDNGIGITDEQMLKIMKPFYKVDQSRGTSGLGLGLSIIQSIVNQLDGDIHIQSVEGEGTKVIIKI; the protein is encoded by the coding sequence ATGAAAAAACGTTTATTAGCTATTAGTATCATAAGTATTATATTTAGCTTTGGATTAGATGTCTTTCAGCATAACATGTCAGAACGATTAGTTCATCATATGGAAGCTGGAAATTTTATAAATACAAAAGATTTGGATATGAGCAAAGTAACCATGTTACATTGGTTTTCTAAGGAAGTTGAGGTTTATTCTGAAGATCAAAAAAGCGTTGATTTTGTTATTTTTAATCCTTATAGGCTTTTTAACGTATACAAGAATAAAGAACATATTATACAAAATGAATCCAAAAATTATCCTAAATATCAAGGTGGAAAGTATATGTTGTTTTCCATTGATGAAATGGATTATAGCGACAATCGAGTAAGTATTTATACAGAAGTAGATAGGAATTCCTATGATACATGGAATTTAGAGAGCATGCGGTATGAAGAGGTATACTTTGCAGGAAGTCATAGAATGCTGAATAATTTTATTGTATGCAAAGAATCCATTCATATTATTGCTGTAGCCAGCCTGATAATAGCTGTAGTGGTTATGTTGTTAACCCATCAAAAAGAGTTAATGGGCATTCTATTGGCTGCTTCCACTGCTACTGTATTGTTCGATTTTAAAATTGGACTCATTTTAGTGCTGCATAGTCTATACGTTTACTCAGAAACACTTATTAAAAGAAAGCATAGAAAATTCATATTCATACCGTTGTTACTGAGTTTTGGAATGCCACTTGACTATTATGTATGGTATGCTTTTGTTCTTATGTTGATGTGCACAGTTAAGTATTATAAAAAATCCAACATAAAATGTTTGTTATCCTTGTTAGGATTAAGCGCAATAGTCGGACTGTTGAATATGGACCTGGAGTTTAGTTTGTTTAGGTTATTTTATACGGAGCTGTTTATCTTGTTCTTATCCGCGCTGTTACTGATTATAGGAATCATGAAGGGAAGAGTATATTTTTCTAAGGAGAAGATGATTCGTATTGATTTGTTAAGAGGGGTCAGTCATGATTTACGTGTTCCTTTATCCACAATAAGATTGAATATGGATATATTGGCTAAAGATGATTTTACGTCAGAAATAAACAAGGATAGGGTTATTCATACGATGAATAGTGCACTGCAGGATCTAGGTAATATGACAACTGGATTAACAGCGTATATTTCCAAGGATCATTATGTACATAGGGATTTAAGGACATCCTTTCAAGACTGTTTAGCTCACAGTTTAAATTATTTTACGAACAATGAGAAGATGATTGATATAAAGACGAAAATTTGTGAAGAAGAGATTTTTCTTCCTATAGAAAAGGTTTGGCTGAATCGATTAATCTATAATCTAGTGGATAATGCTTACAAATACACAGGAAATTATGGTGTGATTACAGTGAGCTTGTGGAAGGAAAAGAAAAGGGTTTATTTTAGTGTAGAGGATAATGGGATTGGTATAACGGATGAACAGATGCTAAAGATCATGAAACCATTTTATAAGGTGGATCAATCAAGAGGGACTTCAGGATTAGGACTTGGATTATCCATTATTCAATCCATCGTGAATCAGCTTGATGGTGACATCCATATACAGTCTGTAGAAGGTGAAGGAACGAAGGTCATAATCAAAATCTAA
- a CDS encoding response regulator transcription factor gives MNVLIIEDDKKLLMTYKRIVENSFYVQVASNLMDARKIMKSESFDVVLLDIMLPDGKGYRLIPTIKKKPETMVIVVSALEEQTTRRMAYEMGADDYMIKPITLFELEYKLKAISKRRKSEHLIIQMGDLILDLGNLTLSTAHSMIAIQHSQGIVLKMLFDKYKENSILHKNEINNLEVVQKSDNFRIHTLMSRLRKTIEELESDKVFIENVYGKGYRLVVMK, from the coding sequence ATGAATGTTCTTATTATTGAAGACGATAAAAAACTATTAATGACATACAAGAGAATCGTAGAAAATAGTTTTTATGTTCAGGTAGCAAGTAATCTAATGGATGCTAGAAAAATAATGAAAAGTGAGAGTTTTGATGTGGTTCTATTGGATATTATGTTACCAGATGGCAAAGGATATCGACTGATTCCAACCATAAAGAAAAAACCTGAAACCATGGTCATTGTCGTTTCAGCACTAGAAGAGCAAACGACAAGAAGAATGGCATATGAGATGGGGGCGGACGACTATATGATTAAACCCATCACGTTATTTGAATTAGAGTATAAACTAAAAGCCATCAGCAAGAGAAGAAAAAGTGAACATTTGATTATTCAAATGGGTGATCTTATCTTAGATCTAGGTAATCTAACCCTATCTACAGCACATAGTATGATTGCGATTCAGCATTCCCAAGGTATTGTTTTAAAAATGCTATTCGATAAATACAAGGAGAATAGCATTCTTCACAAGAATGAGATTAACAATTTGGAAGTGGTACAGAAGTCAGATAATTTTCGCATTCACACATTGATGTCACGGTTAAGGAAGACTATAGAAGAATTGGAAAGCGACAAAGTATTTATAGAAAATGTATATGGTAAAGGGTATAGATTAGTGGTGATGAAATGA